The Chaetodon trifascialis isolate fChaTrf1 chromosome 17, fChaTrf1.hap1, whole genome shotgun sequence genome has a segment encoding these proteins:
- the sync gene encoding vimentin, translating to MEDLDDNISSPRFEPLFIKEEEADPDITLMEQRECNTGQSGLTFTGTQLNQSALIKPYLQEMDELLKSCEELTGIPFGSHFSASYNETSLTESTHCHSKEDNAEESYGESSIVPQAYLSTSYIDTHMDVTGTGDQQAQAPSQGLGAIIKRCGATTDASRQREMPLTSAGSKLSDSMVEYEGQLLGMLAMLESCMDEAGMDFEPQDWAADGSQEYVHISTSPHLCRGATLVPIQQERPMKLEAQPMQFESWAGQHAVGGEVSKENRHEATEGSATNGSQQNYVLSCDNMGGFSMERAERQGNVKTNTLDLQFGISEPSMPSEMHCEATNTGYISTNEDTNGDVTGIEVDNAELPAEEGQETKMNTTDLRSGMNDLGTVGSQMEACIEEVQQLEKRREELLVEVLKLRGKKDREEGETEEPIDSKVAELMNVLKREEEGRREERKREIQSLREERAEEERRMWKVNLERQGLQEELRRLKRRLFTVARDCAQNQLSLNTQHREVELLKREEEKLQSVVLQLTEEGSQLRTVQQQQLLVLQTELHAQSSSQTASTQDELTQCRRHSCEDIQQYLQGGLKALEDRYEPILLAMLKRREVTAGALVKAKEQAQELRAQLRPLKEEIQKLKLQRACLEEKLKLIYGQRREDVGQYKETVYCLEESSRELKTELNIQKRKTKEIEELRDSLTKQLLLYRAAIEEHNKCGAEEKT from the exons GAACCTCTTTTCATTAAAGAGGAGGAAGCGGATCCGGACATAACCCTGATGGAACAAAGAGAATGCAACACAGGACAATCTGGACTCACCTTTACAGGAACTCAGCTGAATCAGTCGGCTTTGATTAAGCCATACTTACAGGAGATGGATGAGTTACTGAAAAGCTGTGAGGAGCTAACCGGTATTCCTTTTGGCTCTCACTTCTCAGCAAGTTACAATGAAACAAGCCTGACTGAATCAACCCATTGCCATAGCAAAGAGGACAACGCAGAGGAGAGCTATGGAGAAAGCAGCATTGTTCCCCAAGCATATCTCTCCACAAGCTATATTGACACACACATGGATGTGACTGGAACAGGAGACCAGCAAGCACAAGCTCCGTCACAAGGCTTGGGCGCCATCATCAAAAGGTGTGGAGCCACCACAGATGCTTCTCGCCAGAGAGAAATGCCTCTAACCTCAGCGGGTAGCAAACTCAGTGACAGCATGGTGGAGTATGAGGGTCAGCTGTTGGGGATGTTGGCCATGCTGGAGAGCTGTATGGATGAGGCTGGGATGGACTTTGAGCCTCAAGACTGGGCTGCCGATGGAAGCCAAGAATATGTACACATCAGTACGAGTCCTCATCTTTGTAGGGGTGCAACGCTGGTGCCCATTCAGCAAGAGAGGCCAATGAAGTTGGAGGCCCAGCCGATGCAATTTGAATCCTGGGCTGGTCAACATGCAGTTGGCGGTGAAGTTTCCAAGGAAAACAGACATGAGGCGACAGAAGGTTCAGCAACAAATGGAAGTCAGCAGAATTATGTGCTTAGCTGTGACAATATGGGTGGCTTCTCAATGGAAAGAGCAGAAAGGCAAGggaatgtgaaaacaaacactcttGACCTTCAGTTCGGCATTTCAGAGCCATCAATGCCATCAGAAATGCACTGCGAGGCGACAAACACAGGATATATTTCTACTAATGAAGACACGAATGGAGACGTAACTGGGATTGAAGTAGACAACGCTGAATTGCCAGCTGAAGAGGGACAGGAGACCAAGATGAACACCACTGATCTGAGATCTGGCATGAATGACCTAGGCACAGTGGGGTCTCAGATGGAGGCGTGCATAGAGGAGGTACAGCAGttagagaagaggagggaggaactGCTGGTGGAGGTGCTGAAGTTGAGAGGGAAGAAAGATAGAGAAGaaggggagacagaggagcCAATTGACAGCAAAGTGGCAGAGTTGATGAATGtgctgaagagggaggaagaggggagaagagaggagaggaagagggagattCAGAGCctcagggaggagagagcagaggaggagagaaggatgtGGAAGGTGAACCTGGAGAGACAGGGGCTGCAAGAGGAActcaggaggctgaagaggaggctgTTCACCGTGGCGAGGGACTGTGCTCAAAACCAGCTGTCCCTGAACACCCAGCACCGCgaggtggagctgctgaagagggAAGAG GAGAAGCTGCAGTCAGTGGTCCtccagctgacagaggagggCTCCCAGCTCAGGACAGTCCAACAGCAACAGCTCTTAGTCCTTCAAACAGAACTTCACGCCCAGAGCTCCAGTCAGACGGCCAGCACCCAGGACGAGCTGACCCAGTGCAGGAGGCACTCCTGTGAGGACATCCAGCAGTATCTGCAGGGTGGGCTCAAAGCGCTGGAAGACAG GTATGAACCCATTTTGCTGGCGAtgctgaagaggagggaggtaaCAGCTGGAGCCCTGGTGAAAGCCAAAGAGCAGGCCCAGGAGCTGAGGGCGCAGCTGAGACCCCTGAAGGAGGAGATCCAAAAGCTGAAGCTCCAGAGGGCTTGTTTGGAGGAGAAACTGAAACTAATTtatggacagaggagagaggatgtaGGGCAGTACAAG GAGACAGTGTACTGcctggaggagagcagcagagagctgaagacAGAGTTAAACATTCAGAAGAGAAAAACCAAAGAGATAGAGGAGCTGAGAGACAGCCTAACTAAACAACTACTCCTGTACAG GGCGGCCATCGAGGAACATAACAAGTGTGgtgcagaggagaaaacatga